TTCGTTTGGCTGCGAGAGGCAACCATACCTGCCAACAGAACCAGGGCGGTCACTGCGGAAAAGCCTGAGGAGATAACAGAGCCGGACCGCAGATGATGTTTGCGCAGGACCTTGGCTGGCAGTTCTGCCCCGCATTCGCCGCGTGTTGGTTTTGTGACCACGATTTCCAGCTTCCTGAGTTTCTTCCACTTCATTCAGACCCGTTTCGGATGAAAAGTAACGCCGGACTTAGCTCAACGCCGAGACTACAGCGCGTAGTTCCTCCTCGACCTCCTCCGGCCCGGCCACCGTCTGCGCAATCTCCGCGCGCAGCAGTTCGCGGTATCGCTGACGCAAGCGGTTGACGGCCATTTTCAGCGCCGCCTCGGTCGTGTTTAGTTGCAAGGCCAGGTCCGCGTAAGCCACTGCGCGCTTTTCCCCGGTCAAAAAGATCTTGAGCTTCTCAAACTGTCCCCCTTTGCCTGCGGCAACTTGTTCCTGCTGAAGCCGGGTAGTCACCTGGGTCAAAAGCGTCAGCGCCCATTGTTGCTCGAAGAGCTTTTCCGGCGGCAAATCGGACGACGGCACTTGCAGGAATTGCGTTTCGGCCGAGCCATCGTTGAGGGAAACAAAAGTGAACTTGCCACCGCGTTTCTGCGCATTGGCGCGGCGCCATTCCTTGGCCAGAAAATGTTCCAGCGCCGCCAACAGGAAGGAGCGGAACTTGCCCTTGCTCCGGTCCACCTCGTGGAGAAAGTCCTTGGCCAGCAGCCGGGCGAAGAATTCCTGGGTCAAATCCTGCGCGTCATGCGCATAGTAACCCCGCCGCCGTACGAATGCATATAGAGGCCACCA
This DNA window, taken from Verrucomicrobiota bacterium, encodes the following:
- a CDS encoding sigma-70 family RNA polymerase sigma factor — its product is MASAQCFLTTHWSVVVAAREGASVEADAALERLCSIYWWPLYAFVRRRGYYAHDAQDLTQEFFARLLAKDFLHEVDRSKGKFRSFLLAALEHFLAKEWRRANAQKRGGKFTFVSLNDGSAETQFLQVPSSDLPPEKLFEQQWALTLLTQVTTRLQQEQVAAGKGGQFEKLKIFLTGEKRAVAYADLALQLNTTEAALKMAVNRLRQRYRELLRAEIAQTVAGPEEVEEELRAVVSALS